From Sceloporus undulatus isolate JIND9_A2432 ecotype Alabama chromosome 6, SceUnd_v1.1, whole genome shotgun sequence, one genomic window encodes:
- the SLC4A2 gene encoding anion exchange protein 2 isoform X1, translating into MAACWSWGRGGCMCSHQAGGPCAFSSCVALWGADHHLPTCLPTLSSWKVGGRHRVAMVVAGPFHCRRVFLPPPSSLSPPTNVLLWQPEQEGPGPSSPPFGEQEEEEKDLSKALRVERFEEILQDSHPRNVEEAGRSYSEEDFEYHRQSSHHIHHPLSSHLPSEARRKKAGKKKAPRPRRASIPGETPIIEEEAEVDEEDGDEDAEAGETTEEAEHSPPQALLHGRSREGVQFFLQEDDSVDRQAEGGPSPPALILTAPSSSGDLQAALARGARASSSDAEDPGGPEGPGTAEGSSPGRLLSKSQLGHRSYNLNERRRIGSQTGIDQARYPKVPTDESEAQTLASADLDYMKSHRFEDVPGVRRHLVRKSTKGQVIHVGKGRKDRRESSIRQRKTDRQPHEVFVELNELIVDKNQEMQWKETARWIKFEEDVEEETDRWGKPHVASLSFRSLLELRRTLSHGAVLLDLDQKTLPGVAHQVVEQMIISDQIRADDRANVLRALLLKHSHPSDEKEFSFPRNISASSVGSLLGHYHSTNHITEAAEPTVTDPLIGGPMEQESRLDIEKEKELASPVLSSITRSKSKHELKLLEKIPENAEATVVLVGSVEFLDQPTMAFVRLQEAVQLDAVLEVPIPVRFLFVLLGPRNANMDYHEIGRSISTLMSDKHFHEAAYLADDRNDLLNAINEFLDCSVVLPPSEVQGEELLRSVANFQREMLRRREEQERRLLLGPVAEPKSPEEKALLKLSVLETEELDSLRRTGRPFGGLIRDIRQRYPKYLSDFRDALDAQCLAAVIFIYFAALSPAITFGGLLGEKTEGLIGVSELIISTSVQGIVFCLLGAQPLLIIGFSGPLLVFEEAFYMFCTSYGLDYLVGRVWIGFWLIIIGILMVAFEGSFLVRYVTRFTQEIFAFLISLIFIYETFFKLFKIFQQHPLNSCLQLNDSIQVPESQGNDSSRHQASPEPTGQPNTALLSLVLMAGTFFIAFFLRKFKNSRFFPGGVRRVIGDFGVPIAILLMVLVDYNIEDTYTQKLSVPHGFSVTDPQKRGWVINPLGQAMPFPIWMMFGCGLPAMLVFILIFMETQITTLIISKKERKLQKGSGFHLDLLIIVALGGICALFGLPWLTAATVRSVTHANALTVMSKAVAPGDKPKIQEVKEQRVTGLLVAFLVGLSIVIGDLLRKIPLAVLFGIFLYMGVTSLNGIQFYERLQLLLMPPKHHPDEGYIKKVRTLRMHLFTLLQLSCLATLWAVMSTVASLAFPFILILTVPLRLCLLSRIFTERELQYLDAAEAEPILDARTGVDEYHEMSMPV; encoded by the exons ATGGCAGCCTGCTggagctgggggagggggggttgcatGTGCTCACACCAGGCTGGGGGGCCCTGTGCCTTCTCCTCATGCGTTGCACTTTGGGGGGCAGACCACCACCTGCCCACCTGCCTCCCAACCCTGAGCTCATGGAAGGTGGGGGGCAGGCACAGAGTGGCCATGGTAGTGGCAGGGCCCTTCCATTGTCGGAGGGTCTTCTTGCCTCccccatcttctctctctccccccaccaaTGTGCTTCTTTGGCAGCCGGAGCAGGAGGGGCCTGGCCCCTCTTCACCCCCCtttggggagcaggaggaggaggagaaagacctGAGCAAGGCGCTGCGGGTGGAGCGCTTTGAGGAGATCCTGCAGGATTCACACCCACGCAATGTGGAGGAGGCCGGGCGGAGCTACAGCGAGGAGGACTTTGAGT ACCACCGCCAGTCTTCCCACCACATCCACCACCCTCTCTCCAGCCACCTGCCTTCGGAGGCCCGTCGGAAGAAGGCTGGCAAGAAGAAGGCCCCGCGGCCCCGGAGGGCCTCAATCCCTGGAGAGACACCCATCATTGAGGAGGAAGCCGAGGTGGACGAGGAGGATGGCGACGAGGACGCGGAGGCCGGGGAAACCACCGAGGAGGCCGAGCACAGCCCCCCGCAGGCCCTTCTCCATGGGCGCTCCCGGGAGGGGGTGCAG tTCTTCTTGCAGGAGGATGATTCAGTGGACCGCCAGGCAGAGGGGGGGCCTTCTCCCCCAGCGCTGATCTTGACCGCCCCCTCCAGCTCCGGGGACCTCCAAGCTGCCCTTGCCAGGGGGGCCCGAGCAAGCAG CTCAGATGCCGAGGATCCCGGTGGCCCTGAGGGGCCTGGCACGGCCGAGGGCAGCTCCCCAGGGCGCTTGCTCTCCAAGTCACAGCTCGGGCACCGCAGCTACAACCTCAATGAGCGCCGGCGGATCGGGAGCCAGACGGGCATCGACCAGGCCCGCTACCCGAAAGTGCCCACAGATGAGTCAGAGGCCCAGACCTTGGCTTCTGCTGACCTGGACTACATGAAGA GCCACAGGTTTGAGGATGTGCCTGGAGTGCGGAGGCATCTGGTCCGGAAGAGCACCAAGGGGCAGGTGATCCACGTTGGCAAGGGCCGCAAGGACCGCAGGGAGTCCAGTATTCGGCAGCGCAAGACGGACCGCCAGCCCCACGAG GTGTTTGTGGAGCTGAATGAGCTGATTGTGGACAAGAACCAGGAAATGCAGTGGAAGGAGACGGCCCGGTGGATCAAGTTCGAGGAGGACGTGGAGGAGGAGACGGACCGCTGGGGCAAGCCCCACGTGGCCTCCCTCTCCTTCCGCAGCCTGCTGGAGCTGCGCAGGACCCTCTCCCACG GTGCTGTCCTTCTTGACCTGGACCAGAAGACCCTGCCAGGGGTGGCGCATCAGGTGGTGGAACAGATGATCATTTCAGACCAGATCCGTGCTGATGACCGGGCTAACGTCCTGCGGGCACTCCTGCTGAAGCACAG CCACCCCTCAGATGAGAAGGAGTTCTCCTTCCCCCGCAACATCTCCGCCAGTTCCGTAGGCTCCTTGCTGGGCCACTATCACAGCACCAACCACATAACGGAGGCTGCTGAGCCAACGGTGACTGACCCACTCATTGGTGGCCCCATGGAGCAGGAGTCCCGGTTGGACATAGAGAAGGAG AAGGAGTTGGCCTCCCCCGTCTTGAGCAGCATCACCCGCTCCAAGTCCAAACACGAGCTGAAGCTGCTGGAGAAGATCCCGGAGAACGCCGAGGCCACGGTGGTGCTTGTGG GGTCAGTGGAGTTCCTGGACCAGCCCACCATGGCCTTTGTGCGGCTGCAGGAGGCGGTCCAGCTGGACGCGGTGCTGGAGGTCCCCATCCCAGTCCGGTTCCTCTTTGTGCTGCTGGGCCCTCGGAACGCCAACATGGACTACCACGAGATTGGGCGCTCCATCTCCACCCTCATGTCCGACAAG CATTTCCATGAGGCCGCCTACCTGGCTGACGACCGGAACGACCTGCTCAACGCCATCAATGAGTTCCTGGACTGCAGCGTGGTCCTGCCGCCCTCCGAGGTCCAAGGCGAGGAGCTCCTGCGGAGCGTGGCCAACTTCCAGCGCGAGATGCTGCGGCGGAGGGAGGAGCAGGAGCGGCGGCTGCTTCTGGGGCCGGTGGCTGAGCCCAAGTCTCCAGAAGAGAAAG CGCTGCTGAAGCTGTCGGTTTTGGAGACCGAGGAGCTTGACTCGCTCCGGCGAACGGGCCGTCCCTTTGGGGGGCTGATCCGGGACATCCGCCAGCGCTATCCAAAGTACCTTAGCGACTTCCGGGATGCACTGGATGCCCAGTGCCTGGCTGCCGTGATCTTCATCTACTTTGCGGCTCTGTCTCCCGCCATCACCTTTGGGGGGCTGCTGG GTGAGAAGACGGAGGGTCTGATTGGCGTCTCGGAGTTGATCATCTCCACCTCGGTGCAAGGCATTGTCTTCTGCCTGCTGGGTGCGCAGCCCCTCCTCATCATTGGCTTCTCAGGGCCTCTTCTCGTATTTGAGGAGGCCTTCTACATG TTCTGCACATCCTATGGCCTGGACTACTTGGTGGGCCGCGTCTGGATTGGCTTCTGGCTCATCATCATCGGGATCCTGATGGTGGCCTTTGAGGGTAGCTTCCTGGTGCGCTACGTTACCCGCTTCACCCAGGAGATCTTTGCCTTTCTCATTTCCCTCATCTTCATCTATGAAACCTTCTTCAAGTTGTTCAAG ATCTTCCAGCAGCACCCGCTGAACAGCTGCCTGCAGCTCAACGACTCCATCCAGGTCCCAGAGAGTCAAGGGAATGACAGCAGCAGGCACCAGGCGTCCCCCGAACCGACTGGTCAGCCCAACACCGCCCTGCTGTCCTTGGTGCTCATGGCCGGGACATTCTTCATTGCCTTCTTCCTGCGCAAGTTCAAGAACAGCCGCTTCTTCCCCGGTGGG GTCCGGCGAGTGATTGGTGACTTTGGGGTGCCCATCGCCATCCTGCTTATGGTGCTGGTGGACTACAACATCGAGGACACCTACACACAG AAACTGTCAGTGCCCCACGGATTCTCCGTCACAGACCCCCAAAAGCGGGGCTGGGTGATCAACCCACTGGGCCAGGCCATGCCCTTCCCCATCTGGATGATGTTTGGCTGTGGGCTCCCGGCCATGCTGGtcttcatcctcatcttcatGGAGACGCAAATCACTAC GTTGATCATCAGCAAGAAGGAGCGGAAGCTGCAGAAGGGCTCTGGGTTCCACCTCGACCTCCTGATCATTGTGGCCCTGGGGGGCATCTGCGCCCTCTTCGGGCTGCCCTGGCTGACAGCAGCCACTGTGCGCTCGGTTACCCACGCCAATGCCCTGACCGTCATGAGCAAGGCTGTGGCCCCCGGGGACAAGCCCAAGATCCAAGAGGTGAAGGAGCAGCGGGTCACAGGGTTGCTGGTGGCCTTCCTCGTTG GCCTCTCCATCGTGATTGGGGACCTCCTGCGCAAGATCCCCCTGGCAGTGCTGTTTGGGATCTTCCTCTACATGGGGGTCACTTCCCTGAATGGGATCCAGTTCTATGAACGCCTCCAGCTGCTGCTGATGCCGCCCAAGCACCACCCGGACGAGGGCTACATCAAGAAG GTGCGGACGCTGCGAATGCACCTTTTCACGCTCCTGCAGCTGAGCTGCCTGGCCACGCTATGGGCCGTGATGTCCACTGTGGCCTCGCTGGCCttccccttcatcctcatcctcactgTGCCACTCCGCCTGTGCCTCCTCAGCCGCATCTTCACCGAGAGAGAGCTGCAGTAT CTGGACGCAGCCGAGGCTGAACCCATCCTGGATGCCAGGACCGGGGTGGACGAATACCACGAGATGTCTATGCCCGTGTGA
- the SLC4A2 gene encoding anion exchange protein 2 isoform X2 — MAACWSWGRGGCMCSHQAGGPCAFSSCVALWGADHHLPTCLPTLSSWKVGGRHRVAMVVAGPFHCRRVFLPPPSSLSPPTNVLLWQPEQEGPGPSSPPFGEQEEEEKDLSKALRVERFEEILQDSHPRNVEEAGRSYSEEDFEYHRQSSHHIHHPLSSHLPSEARRKKAGKKKAPRPRRASIPGETPIIEEEAEVDEEDGDEDAEAGETTEEAEHSPPQALLHGRSREGVQFFLQEDDSVDRQAEGGPSPPALILTAPSSSGDLQAALARGARASSSDAEDPGGPEGPGTAEGSSPGRLLSKSQLGHRSYNLNERRRIGSQTGIDQARYPKVPTDESEAQTLASADLDYMKSHRFEDVPGVRRHLVRKSTKGQVIHVGKGRKDRRESSIRQRKTDRQPHEVFVELNELIVDKNQEMQWKETARWIKFEEDVEEETDRWGKPHVASLSFRSLLELRRTLSHGAVLLDLDQKTLPGVAHQVVEQMIISDQIRADDRANVLRALLLKHSHPSDEKEFSFPRNISASSVGSLLGHYHSTNHITEAAEPTVTDPLIGGPMEQESRLDIEKEELASPVLSSITRSKSKHELKLLEKIPENAEATVVLVGSVEFLDQPTMAFVRLQEAVQLDAVLEVPIPVRFLFVLLGPRNANMDYHEIGRSISTLMSDKHFHEAAYLADDRNDLLNAINEFLDCSVVLPPSEVQGEELLRSVANFQREMLRRREEQERRLLLGPVAEPKSPEEKALLKLSVLETEELDSLRRTGRPFGGLIRDIRQRYPKYLSDFRDALDAQCLAAVIFIYFAALSPAITFGGLLGEKTEGLIGVSELIISTSVQGIVFCLLGAQPLLIIGFSGPLLVFEEAFYMFCTSYGLDYLVGRVWIGFWLIIIGILMVAFEGSFLVRYVTRFTQEIFAFLISLIFIYETFFKLFKIFQQHPLNSCLQLNDSIQVPESQGNDSSRHQASPEPTGQPNTALLSLVLMAGTFFIAFFLRKFKNSRFFPGGVRRVIGDFGVPIAILLMVLVDYNIEDTYTQKLSVPHGFSVTDPQKRGWVINPLGQAMPFPIWMMFGCGLPAMLVFILIFMETQITTLIISKKERKLQKGSGFHLDLLIIVALGGICALFGLPWLTAATVRSVTHANALTVMSKAVAPGDKPKIQEVKEQRVTGLLVAFLVGLSIVIGDLLRKIPLAVLFGIFLYMGVTSLNGIQFYERLQLLLMPPKHHPDEGYIKKVRTLRMHLFTLLQLSCLATLWAVMSTVASLAFPFILILTVPLRLCLLSRIFTERELQYLDAAEAEPILDARTGVDEYHEMSMPV, encoded by the exons ATGGCAGCCTGCTggagctgggggagggggggttgcatGTGCTCACACCAGGCTGGGGGGCCCTGTGCCTTCTCCTCATGCGTTGCACTTTGGGGGGCAGACCACCACCTGCCCACCTGCCTCCCAACCCTGAGCTCATGGAAGGTGGGGGGCAGGCACAGAGTGGCCATGGTAGTGGCAGGGCCCTTCCATTGTCGGAGGGTCTTCTTGCCTCccccatcttctctctctccccccaccaaTGTGCTTCTTTGGCAGCCGGAGCAGGAGGGGCCTGGCCCCTCTTCACCCCCCtttggggagcaggaggaggaggagaaagacctGAGCAAGGCGCTGCGGGTGGAGCGCTTTGAGGAGATCCTGCAGGATTCACACCCACGCAATGTGGAGGAGGCCGGGCGGAGCTACAGCGAGGAGGACTTTGAGT ACCACCGCCAGTCTTCCCACCACATCCACCACCCTCTCTCCAGCCACCTGCCTTCGGAGGCCCGTCGGAAGAAGGCTGGCAAGAAGAAGGCCCCGCGGCCCCGGAGGGCCTCAATCCCTGGAGAGACACCCATCATTGAGGAGGAAGCCGAGGTGGACGAGGAGGATGGCGACGAGGACGCGGAGGCCGGGGAAACCACCGAGGAGGCCGAGCACAGCCCCCCGCAGGCCCTTCTCCATGGGCGCTCCCGGGAGGGGGTGCAG tTCTTCTTGCAGGAGGATGATTCAGTGGACCGCCAGGCAGAGGGGGGGCCTTCTCCCCCAGCGCTGATCTTGACCGCCCCCTCCAGCTCCGGGGACCTCCAAGCTGCCCTTGCCAGGGGGGCCCGAGCAAGCAG CTCAGATGCCGAGGATCCCGGTGGCCCTGAGGGGCCTGGCACGGCCGAGGGCAGCTCCCCAGGGCGCTTGCTCTCCAAGTCACAGCTCGGGCACCGCAGCTACAACCTCAATGAGCGCCGGCGGATCGGGAGCCAGACGGGCATCGACCAGGCCCGCTACCCGAAAGTGCCCACAGATGAGTCAGAGGCCCAGACCTTGGCTTCTGCTGACCTGGACTACATGAAGA GCCACAGGTTTGAGGATGTGCCTGGAGTGCGGAGGCATCTGGTCCGGAAGAGCACCAAGGGGCAGGTGATCCACGTTGGCAAGGGCCGCAAGGACCGCAGGGAGTCCAGTATTCGGCAGCGCAAGACGGACCGCCAGCCCCACGAG GTGTTTGTGGAGCTGAATGAGCTGATTGTGGACAAGAACCAGGAAATGCAGTGGAAGGAGACGGCCCGGTGGATCAAGTTCGAGGAGGACGTGGAGGAGGAGACGGACCGCTGGGGCAAGCCCCACGTGGCCTCCCTCTCCTTCCGCAGCCTGCTGGAGCTGCGCAGGACCCTCTCCCACG GTGCTGTCCTTCTTGACCTGGACCAGAAGACCCTGCCAGGGGTGGCGCATCAGGTGGTGGAACAGATGATCATTTCAGACCAGATCCGTGCTGATGACCGGGCTAACGTCCTGCGGGCACTCCTGCTGAAGCACAG CCACCCCTCAGATGAGAAGGAGTTCTCCTTCCCCCGCAACATCTCCGCCAGTTCCGTAGGCTCCTTGCTGGGCCACTATCACAGCACCAACCACATAACGGAGGCTGCTGAGCCAACGGTGACTGACCCACTCATTGGTGGCCCCATGGAGCAGGAGTCCCGGTTGGACATAGAGAAGGAG GAGTTGGCCTCCCCCGTCTTGAGCAGCATCACCCGCTCCAAGTCCAAACACGAGCTGAAGCTGCTGGAGAAGATCCCGGAGAACGCCGAGGCCACGGTGGTGCTTGTGG GGTCAGTGGAGTTCCTGGACCAGCCCACCATGGCCTTTGTGCGGCTGCAGGAGGCGGTCCAGCTGGACGCGGTGCTGGAGGTCCCCATCCCAGTCCGGTTCCTCTTTGTGCTGCTGGGCCCTCGGAACGCCAACATGGACTACCACGAGATTGGGCGCTCCATCTCCACCCTCATGTCCGACAAG CATTTCCATGAGGCCGCCTACCTGGCTGACGACCGGAACGACCTGCTCAACGCCATCAATGAGTTCCTGGACTGCAGCGTGGTCCTGCCGCCCTCCGAGGTCCAAGGCGAGGAGCTCCTGCGGAGCGTGGCCAACTTCCAGCGCGAGATGCTGCGGCGGAGGGAGGAGCAGGAGCGGCGGCTGCTTCTGGGGCCGGTGGCTGAGCCCAAGTCTCCAGAAGAGAAAG CGCTGCTGAAGCTGTCGGTTTTGGAGACCGAGGAGCTTGACTCGCTCCGGCGAACGGGCCGTCCCTTTGGGGGGCTGATCCGGGACATCCGCCAGCGCTATCCAAAGTACCTTAGCGACTTCCGGGATGCACTGGATGCCCAGTGCCTGGCTGCCGTGATCTTCATCTACTTTGCGGCTCTGTCTCCCGCCATCACCTTTGGGGGGCTGCTGG GTGAGAAGACGGAGGGTCTGATTGGCGTCTCGGAGTTGATCATCTCCACCTCGGTGCAAGGCATTGTCTTCTGCCTGCTGGGTGCGCAGCCCCTCCTCATCATTGGCTTCTCAGGGCCTCTTCTCGTATTTGAGGAGGCCTTCTACATG TTCTGCACATCCTATGGCCTGGACTACTTGGTGGGCCGCGTCTGGATTGGCTTCTGGCTCATCATCATCGGGATCCTGATGGTGGCCTTTGAGGGTAGCTTCCTGGTGCGCTACGTTACCCGCTTCACCCAGGAGATCTTTGCCTTTCTCATTTCCCTCATCTTCATCTATGAAACCTTCTTCAAGTTGTTCAAG ATCTTCCAGCAGCACCCGCTGAACAGCTGCCTGCAGCTCAACGACTCCATCCAGGTCCCAGAGAGTCAAGGGAATGACAGCAGCAGGCACCAGGCGTCCCCCGAACCGACTGGTCAGCCCAACACCGCCCTGCTGTCCTTGGTGCTCATGGCCGGGACATTCTTCATTGCCTTCTTCCTGCGCAAGTTCAAGAACAGCCGCTTCTTCCCCGGTGGG GTCCGGCGAGTGATTGGTGACTTTGGGGTGCCCATCGCCATCCTGCTTATGGTGCTGGTGGACTACAACATCGAGGACACCTACACACAG AAACTGTCAGTGCCCCACGGATTCTCCGTCACAGACCCCCAAAAGCGGGGCTGGGTGATCAACCCACTGGGCCAGGCCATGCCCTTCCCCATCTGGATGATGTTTGGCTGTGGGCTCCCGGCCATGCTGGtcttcatcctcatcttcatGGAGACGCAAATCACTAC GTTGATCATCAGCAAGAAGGAGCGGAAGCTGCAGAAGGGCTCTGGGTTCCACCTCGACCTCCTGATCATTGTGGCCCTGGGGGGCATCTGCGCCCTCTTCGGGCTGCCCTGGCTGACAGCAGCCACTGTGCGCTCGGTTACCCACGCCAATGCCCTGACCGTCATGAGCAAGGCTGTGGCCCCCGGGGACAAGCCCAAGATCCAAGAGGTGAAGGAGCAGCGGGTCACAGGGTTGCTGGTGGCCTTCCTCGTTG GCCTCTCCATCGTGATTGGGGACCTCCTGCGCAAGATCCCCCTGGCAGTGCTGTTTGGGATCTTCCTCTACATGGGGGTCACTTCCCTGAATGGGATCCAGTTCTATGAACGCCTCCAGCTGCTGCTGATGCCGCCCAAGCACCACCCGGACGAGGGCTACATCAAGAAG GTGCGGACGCTGCGAATGCACCTTTTCACGCTCCTGCAGCTGAGCTGCCTGGCCACGCTATGGGCCGTGATGTCCACTGTGGCCTCGCTGGCCttccccttcatcctcatcctcactgTGCCACTCCGCCTGTGCCTCCTCAGCCGCATCTTCACCGAGAGAGAGCTGCAGTAT CTGGACGCAGCCGAGGCTGAACCCATCCTGGATGCCAGGACCGGGGTGGACGAATACCACGAGATGTCTATGCCCGTGTGA